From one Heptranchias perlo isolate sHepPer1 chromosome X, sHepPer1.hap1, whole genome shotgun sequence genomic stretch:
- the LOC137307112 gene encoding histone H2A.J-like, whose product MSGRGKTGGKARAKAKSRSSRAGLQFPVGRVHRHLRKGNYAERVGAGAPVYLAAVLEYLTAEILELAGNAARDNKKTRIIPRHLQLAIRNDEELNKLLGRVTIAQGGVLPNIQAVLLPKKTSNVSTKSK is encoded by the coding sequence atgtctggaagaggaaaaaccggcggtaaagctcgggccaaggccaagtctcgctcatcccgggccggactgcagttccctgtgggccgtgttcacaggcacctgcgaaaggggaactacgctgaacgtgtgggtgccggagccccggtctatctggctgctgtgctcgagtatctgacggctgaaatcctcgagctggccggcaacgcggcccgggacaacaagaagacccgcatcatccccagacacctgcaactcgccatccgcaacgacgaggagctcaacaagctcctgggacgggtgaccatcgctcagggcggggtgctgcctaatatccaggccgtgctgctgccgaagaaaaccagcaatgtgagcaccaagagcaagtaa
- the LOC137307248 gene encoding histone H2B 1/2-like — MPEDKKAAPKKGAKKTLNKAPVKGGKKRRKSRKESYSIYIYKVMRQVHPDTGISSKAMGIMNSFVNDIFERIAGEASRLAHYNKRATISSREIQTAVRLLLPGELAKHAVSEGTKAVTKYTSSK, encoded by the coding sequence atgcctgaggacaagaaagcagctcccaagaagggcgccaagaaaaccttgaataAAGCACCAGTCaaaggcggcaagaagcggagaaagtcgaggaaggagagttactccatctacatctacaaagtgatgaggcaggttcaccccgacaccggcatctcctccaaggccatgggcatcatgaactcctttgtgaacgacattttcgagcgcatcgcgggtgaggcttcccgcctggcccattacaacaagcgggcgaccatcagctcccgggagatccagaccgccgtgcgcctgctgctgcccggggaactggccaagcacgccgtgtcagaagggacaaaggcggtgaccaaatacaccagctccaagtaa